The Chloroflexota bacterium genome segment CTACACGCTGCGACTCCAGCTTCGGCAGTCAGCCTTTACATTTGGGCTCTCGGACACCTATCCGCTATTCGACGAAGAAGGTCTTGGCCCGGATGATTGGGGTCCTGGCAGGCACGATAGGGTTTACCGACCACTTGGACCGGAGACCTTCCGATGACTTGGATTCTTGATAGGTTCTGTAGTTGGTAAGCGGTTTCCCGGTGTTTTTCACTTCATTAGGAGTGCAGGAAAGTAAACTTGATGCCAAGAGGACGTGCAATTTGACTTATCTCCTTGCTATACTTAGAATATCAGGAATTTATTCCTAAAGTAATGTGTAGAGGAGATTTGTCATGCTTGAGTCCGGTGTTACCACAAAAGGGCAGACTACACTGCCTAAAGCCGTGCGGAAAGCACTTGCTTTGGCACCGGGAGATCGAGTGCGGTACATCATTTTGGATGGAGAAGTGCGAATCATCAAAGTACGACCTATTGGTCGCTTATTCGGCGCGTTGCCCCATAGGGGCCCAGTGATCTCCCTGGAAGACATGGAGCGCGCCATCGCGGACGGAGCAACGGAAGCGTGATCGCCTTGGACACCAATGTGCTCATTCGCTACTTGGTGCGAGACAACGTACAGCAGGCGGAGGCGGCACAGGCTCTGTTGCAAGGCTTGACCCAGCAGCGACCGGGGTTCATCTGCCGTGAGGTCATGCTGGAAGTTGTATGGATATTGGAACGCGCCTACGGCTTTGCGCGTGCTCAGATTGCGGATGTGGTGCTGGAGCTCATTGCTACGGACTGCCTCGTCGTGGAGACTACAGAAGACGTTGCTCGCGCAGCAATTCGTTACGGGCAAGGCAGTGCTGATTTCTCTGACCTTATGATCCTCGCAGCGATGGAACGTGTAGGGTCCCATCCTCTCTACACCTTTGATCGAAAACTAGCTCGGTTGGCTGGTGCTATGTTGGTTGAGGCTTGAACATTGTAGAC includes the following:
- a CDS encoding type II toxin-antitoxin system VapC family toxin: MIALDTNVLIRYLVRDNVQQAEAAQALLQGLTQQRPGFICREVMLEVVWILERAYGFARAQIADVVLELIATDCLVVETTEDVARAAIRYGQGSADFSDLMILAAMERVGSHPLYTFDRKLARLAGAMLVEA
- a CDS encoding type II toxin-antitoxin system PrlF family antitoxin, which translates into the protein MLESGVTTKGQTTLPKAVRKALALAPGDRVRYIILDGEVRIIKVRPIGRLFGALPHRGPVISLEDMERAIADGATEA